The DNA sequence GACGAGGGCGAGCCCCTGCGATACATCACCACCGAGTTCGAGCCGGTCTTCGACGCGGCGGACTTCGTGCGCGCGGGCCGCGACCTCTTCGTCACCCGCAGCAACGTCACCAACCGCATGGGCATCGACTGGCTGCGCCGCCACCTCGGACCGGACTTCCGCGTCCACGAGATCGAGAGCCGCTGCCGGGCGCCCATGCACATCGACACGACGTTCATGCCGCTCGCGCCCGGCAAGGTGCTGGTCAACCCCGAGTACGTCGACGTCGACCACCTGCCCGACGTGCTCAGCTCGTGGGACGTCCTGGTCGCGCCCGAGCCCGATCCGATCGACGAGAACGTGCTCAAGCTGACCTCGATGTGCGGCACCTGGCTCAGCATGAACGTGCTCATGGTCGACGAGAAGCGCGTCATCGCGGAGCGGCACCACACCGGCATGCTCCGCGCGCTCGAAGGCTGGGGATTCGAGCCGCTGCCGTGCGAGTTGATGCACTACGCGCCGTTCGGCGGCTCGTTCCACTGCGCCACGCTCGACGTCCGCCGCCGCGGCACGCTCACGTCGTACACCGACTAAGGACCCACGGGCGGCAGGGACCGGGTGAGCTGGTGCGACCTGCGCATGCGGCCGTCGTCGGTGAACTCGCCGAAGAGGTGCACCTCGGTGGCGGTGGCGCCGCCCTTGCGGGTCCGGGCGTGGAGGGTGAGGCGGGCGGCGACGCGGTGGCCGTCAGCGACGGCCTCGTGCACGTCGAAGCGCCAGCCGACCACGTTCTTGCGCACGGGCCGCAGATGGGCGAGGAGCCGGTCGCGGTCGAGGTGCACGCCGTCGCTGATCTGCACGACGTCGGGCGTGTAGTGGCGGTCCATGACGGACTCCGGCGCGTCGCCCCGGACCGTGGACTCGGTGAGGGAGGTGAAGAAGTCCTC is a window from the Streptomyces spectabilis genome containing:
- a CDS encoding amidinotransferase, coding for MSAAPDTTDSMPGGATEHPVSPVCSYTEWDPLEEVVVGRLDGATIPASDPVVACNMPPWAARLQGLAAGFKYPGLLVEPAQRELDAFIDLLESLGITVTRPDPVDHKAGFSTPHWSSHGFCTACPRDSLLVVGDEIIEAPMAWPCRYFESHAYRGLLKDYFRHGARWTAAPRPQLTEDLFEKDFTPPDEGEPLRYITTEFEPVFDAADFVRAGRDLFVTRSNVTNRMGIDWLRRHLGPDFRVHEIESRCRAPMHIDTTFMPLAPGKVLVNPEYVDVDHLPDVLSSWDVLVAPEPDPIDENVLKLTSMCGTWLSMNVLMVDEKRVIAERHHTGMLRALEGWGFEPLPCELMHYAPFGGSFHCATLDVRRRGTLTSYTD
- a CDS encoding nuclear transport factor 2 family protein, which translates into the protein MKPLADTTPERFIEDFFTSLTESTVRGDAPESVMDRHYTPDVVQISDGVHLDRDRLLAHLRPVRKNVVGWRFDVHEAVADGHRVAARLTLHARTRKGGATATEVHLFGEFTDDGRMRRSHQLTRSLPPVGP